From Streptomyces sp. NBC_01426, a single genomic window includes:
- a CDS encoding DUF4097 family beta strand repeat-containing protein: protein MLKFDTPAPVSAVLDIPAGRIRFIAADRADTAVEILPANASKGRDVKAAERTTVDYLDGVLRITAPEAKNQVLGASGSVEVTVQLPAGSHVEAKTAAGEFRGVGRLGDVTFEGAQGAVKLDETASARLTLLAGDISVGRLGGPAEISTQKGDLHVTEAVSGTVALRTEAGDISVGAARGVSASLDAGTGHGRIHNALRNTEGATAGLTLHATTTYGDITAHSL from the coding sequence ATGCTGAAGTTCGACACCCCCGCCCCGGTCTCCGCCGTCCTCGACATCCCTGCCGGCCGCATCCGGTTCATCGCCGCCGACCGCGCCGACACCGCCGTCGAGATCCTCCCCGCGAACGCCTCGAAGGGCCGCGACGTGAAGGCGGCCGAGCGGACCACGGTCGATTACCTCGACGGCGTCCTGCGGATCACGGCCCCGGAGGCGAAGAATCAGGTGCTCGGCGCTTCCGGATCCGTCGAGGTGACCGTTCAACTGCCCGCCGGTTCCCACGTCGAGGCGAAGACCGCCGCAGGCGAGTTCCGGGGCGTCGGCCGGCTCGGTGACGTGACCTTCGAGGGCGCGCAGGGTGCGGTCAAGCTCGACGAGACCGCGAGCGCCCGCCTCACCCTCCTCGCCGGTGACATCTCGGTCGGCCGCCTCGGTGGCCCGGCGGAGATCAGCACCCAGAAGGGCGACCTCCACGTCACCGAGGCCGTGAGCGGCACGGTCGCGCTGCGCACCGAGGCCGGTGACATCTCGGTCGGGGCGGCCCGTGGGGTGTCCGCCTCCCTGGACGCCGGCACCGGCCACGGCCGCATCCACAACGCACTCCGGAACACCGAAGGCGCCACCGCCGGGCTGACCCTCCACGCGACCACCACCTACGGCGACATCACCGCCCACAGCCTGTAG
- a CDS encoding GbsR/MarR family transcriptional regulator gives MPGGRLTQQERRQIALGVADGLAYAEIARSLDRPTSTITREVMRNGGPAAYRADLAHRATEQRAHRRKRATPRDPGTPSQAHGRDTEAVRAYEEVFGTVFMQSGLPRMTARVLAALYTTDAGSLGAAELAGRLQVSPATVSKAIAFLDDQGLIRRERDERRRERYVVDDDVLYQSTMASARATAHLGDVARQGVGVLGPGTPAAARLENIARFVDFISESIARAADQARAVLHTKPEPPSENAT, from the coding sequence ATGCCGGGAGGCAGACTCACCCAGCAGGAACGCCGACAGATCGCACTGGGGGTGGCCGACGGGCTCGCTTATGCGGAGATCGCCAGAAGTCTCGACCGTCCGACCTCGACGATCACGCGTGAGGTGATGCGCAACGGCGGCCCCGCCGCCTACCGCGCCGACCTGGCCCACCGCGCCACCGAACAACGCGCCCACCGGCGCAAGCGCGCCACGCCCCGGGACCCCGGCACGCCCTCGCAGGCGCACGGACGCGATACCGAGGCCGTGCGCGCGTACGAGGAGGTGTTCGGCACCGTCTTCATGCAATCGGGCCTGCCCAGGATGACGGCCCGGGTGCTGGCCGCCCTCTACACCACCGATGCCGGCAGCCTCGGCGCCGCCGAACTCGCCGGGCGCCTCCAGGTCAGCCCGGCGACCGTCTCCAAGGCGATCGCGTTCCTCGACGACCAGGGCCTCATCCGCCGCGAACGCGACGAACGCCGCCGCGAGCGCTACGTCGTCGACGACGATGTCCTCTACCAGTCGACGATGGCCAGCGCCCGCGCCACCGCCCACCTCGGCGACGTCGCCCGGCAGGGGGTCGGCGTCCTCGGCCCCGGCACCCCGGCCGCGGCCCGCCTGGAGAACATCGCCCGCTTCGTCGACTTCATCTCCGAGAGCATCGCCCGCGCCGCGGACCAGGCCCGCGCGGTCCTCCACACGAAACCCGAACCGCCGTCGGAGAACGCCACCTGA
- a CDS encoding cation:proton antiporter, which translates to MFPLDSVGHFFLGAAVVLALSRAAGGLAVRVGQPRVMGEVIAGIALGPSLLGALAPEAAVWLFPKAVLPMFSGLAQIGLAVFMFFTGQELCSMRVRGTARQGLLVSQASLFVPFAGGALAALPLADRYTPAGLPESVFVLFIGCAISITAFPVLARMLEDLGLSRTRPGRLSLFAAAVGDGGSWLALSAIVALSQGSDHRDAAVRALVAVVVVAVYLGPVRRAAAGWFARKGETTDPATLRVVLVTAIAASAALTAALGVHQLIGAFLVGLVWPAGNPFAVAAAEPLATTSKTVLLPFFFLGFGLGVDLSTLDLSSGGALILPALLAVAVLGKIGGAGLAARYAGLPWRESFTLGVLLNTRGLTELVVLQIGHEAGIVDGPLLAILTVVALVTTLMTGPLLKLAGPSAPAPDTPQPATVNR; encoded by the coding sequence ATGTTTCCTCTCGACTCCGTCGGTCACTTCTTCCTCGGTGCGGCCGTTGTCCTCGCCCTGTCGCGGGCCGCGGGCGGCCTCGCCGTCCGGGTGGGCCAGCCGCGCGTGATGGGCGAGGTGATCGCGGGCATCGCCCTCGGCCCCTCGCTCCTGGGCGCGCTCGCCCCCGAGGCGGCGGTGTGGCTGTTCCCGAAGGCCGTGCTGCCCATGTTCTCCGGGCTCGCGCAGATCGGCCTGGCGGTGTTCATGTTCTTCACCGGGCAGGAACTCTGCTCGATGCGGGTGCGGGGCACCGCCCGGCAGGGCCTGCTGGTCAGCCAGGCCTCCCTGTTCGTCCCGTTCGCCGGTGGCGCCCTGGCCGCCCTGCCGCTCGCGGACCGCTACACGCCCGCGGGCCTGCCGGAGTCCGTCTTCGTCCTGTTCATCGGATGCGCGATCAGCATCACGGCGTTCCCGGTGCTGGCCCGCATGCTGGAGGACCTGGGCCTCTCCCGCACCCGTCCCGGTCGGCTGAGCCTGTTCGCCGCGGCCGTCGGTGACGGCGGCAGCTGGCTGGCGCTTTCGGCGATCGTCGCGCTGTCCCAGGGCTCGGACCACCGGGACGCGGCCGTACGCGCGCTCGTCGCGGTGGTCGTCGTCGCCGTCTACCTGGGGCCGGTGCGCCGGGCGGCTGCCGGGTGGTTCGCGCGCAAGGGTGAGACCACCGACCCCGCCACCCTCCGGGTCGTGCTCGTCACCGCGATCGCCGCCTCCGCGGCGCTGACCGCCGCCCTCGGCGTGCACCAGCTCATCGGTGCGTTCCTGGTGGGCCTGGTGTGGCCGGCCGGCAACCCGTTCGCCGTCGCCGCCGCCGAGCCGCTGGCCACCACGTCCAAGACCGTACTGCTGCCCTTCTTCTTCCTGGGCTTCGGGCTCGGAGTGGACCTGTCGACCCTGGACCTCTCCTCGGGTGGGGCACTGATCCTGCCGGCCCTGCTGGCCGTGGCCGTCCTCGGAAAGATCGGCGGCGCGGGGCTGGCCGCGCGGTACGCGGGCCTGCCCTGGCGGGAGTCGTTCACTCTGGGCGTGCTGCTGAACACCCGCGGACTGACCGAGCTGGTCGTCCTCCAGATCGGCCACGAGGCGGGCATCGTCGATGGCCCGCTGCTCGCGATACTCACCGTGGTCGCCCTGGTCACCACCCTGATGACCGGCCCGCTGCTGAAACTCGCGGGCCCGTCGGCTCCGGCCCCGGACACCCCACAGCCCGCGACCGTGAACCGCTGA
- a CDS encoding endonuclease/exonuclease/phosphatase family protein, giving the protein MDRARIEASRLIGTSPVLTVSPVLLAALLALHGLVPDLPGRPGNLLETFLPWLGLLIPVLWAAALLRRSAVVAFAALLPVAAWLALFGALPLPGTDGEGAAPGAGDGRALVAVQHNVADDNPDPTGTARALAAADADLIALEELTPAALPAYEAALAAGYRHHTVHGTVGLWSRYPLVDARPVDIRPTGVGPEWNRGLRATARTPAGDVAVYVAHLPSLRIGAHGFGSARRDESAVRLGAAVAAEPSRRVLLLGDLNGTVDDRGLDPLTSRLTAPGSGFAFSWPARFPLARIDQVLARSATVTRVWSLPRTGSDHLPVAARVTL; this is encoded by the coding sequence GTGGACCGCGCGCGCATCGAGGCGTCGCGTCTGATCGGCACGTCACCGGTGCTCACCGTGTCGCCGGTGCTGCTCGCCGCCCTGTTGGCGCTGCACGGCCTCGTGCCCGACCTGCCGGGGCGGCCGGGGAATCTGCTGGAGACGTTCCTGCCGTGGCTCGGTCTGCTGATCCCGGTGCTGTGGGCGGCGGCGCTGCTGCGCCGGTCGGCCGTCGTCGCGTTCGCGGCGCTGTTGCCGGTCGCCGCCTGGCTCGCGCTGTTCGGTGCTCTGCCGTTGCCCGGTACGGACGGTGAGGGCGCCGCTCCCGGTGCGGGCGACGGTCGTGCTCTGGTGGCCGTGCAGCACAACGTCGCCGACGACAATCCGGATCCGACGGGCACGGCGAGGGCGCTGGCCGCCGCGGACGCGGACCTGATCGCCTTGGAGGAGCTGACGCCGGCCGCGCTGCCCGCGTACGAGGCCGCCCTGGCCGCCGGGTATCGGCACCACACTGTCCACGGCACGGTCGGGCTCTGGTCGAGGTACCCGCTGGTGGACGCGCGACCGGTGGACATCCGGCCCACGGGGGTGGGGCCGGAATGGAACCGCGGGCTGCGGGCGACGGCCAGAACCCCGGCGGGGGACGTCGCCGTGTACGTGGCCCACCTGCCGTCCCTGCGGATCGGCGCGCACGGCTTCGGTTCGGCGCGGCGGGACGAGAGCGCGGTGCGGCTCGGCGCGGCGGTCGCGGCCGAGCCGTCGCGGCGGGTGCTGCTGCTCGGGGACCTGAACGGCACGGTGGACGACCGGGGGCTGGACCCGCTCACCTCGCGGCTGACGGCGCCGGGTTCGGGTTTCGCGTTCAGCTGGCCGGCGCGCTTCCCGCTGGCCCGGATCGACCAGGTCCTGGCCCGGTCGGCGACCGTCACCCGGGTCTGGTCGCTGCCCCGGACCGGCAGCGACCACCTGCCCGTCGCCGCGCGCGTCACGCTGTGA
- a CDS encoding ABC transporter permease translates to MTATVPETRTATPDLSGDGTTRPAEAMPARPAARGARGYARACAARSSVELRAFFRNKQSLVFTLFFPVILLVVFGSIFEGKVEGTDTDFRQVFMAGVIAAGVMSTSFSGLAINVAIERDTGTIRRLALTPMPKSAYFVGKLVRVVVTTMLETILLIGIAVAAFGLPLPQTAERWSTLAWCLALGTAACALAGTAYSALIPNSRSAAAVVTPVFMVLQFISGVFYPFDQLPLWMQNTAALFPVKWMAQGFRSVFLPDTFTAVEPAGSWELGRIALVLALWAVGGLLATGLTFDWRGPRVR, encoded by the coding sequence ATGACCGCGACCGTGCCCGAAACCAGGACCGCGACCCCGGACTTGTCCGGTGACGGGACGACCCGCCCGGCCGAAGCCATGCCCGCGCGCCCTGCCGCGCGCGGTGCGCGAGGGTACGCGCGGGCCTGCGCGGCGCGTTCGTCGGTCGAACTGAGAGCGTTCTTCCGCAACAAGCAGTCCCTGGTGTTCACCCTGTTCTTCCCGGTGATCCTGCTCGTCGTCTTCGGTTCGATCTTCGAGGGGAAGGTCGAGGGCACCGACACGGACTTCCGGCAGGTCTTCATGGCCGGGGTGATCGCGGCGGGCGTCATGAGCACCTCGTTCTCCGGCCTGGCCATCAACGTGGCCATCGAGCGGGACACCGGCACCATCCGCCGCCTCGCCCTGACCCCGATGCCCAAGTCGGCGTACTTCGTGGGCAAGCTCGTCCGCGTGGTGGTCACCACCATGCTGGAGACGATCCTGCTCATCGGCATCGCCGTGGCCGCGTTCGGGCTGCCCCTGCCGCAGACCGCCGAGCGGTGGAGCACCCTCGCGTGGTGCCTCGCGCTCGGTACCGCGGCCTGCGCGCTGGCCGGCACCGCCTACAGCGCGCTGATCCCCAACAGCCGTTCCGCCGCGGCCGTGGTGACGCCTGTCTTCATGGTCCTGCAGTTCATCTCGGGCGTGTTCTACCCGTTCGATCAACTGCCGCTGTGGATGCAGAACACCGCCGCCCTGTTCCCCGTGAAGTGGATGGCGCAGGGCTTCCGTTCGGTGTTCCTGCCGGACACCTTCACCGCCGTGGAGCCGGCCGGCTCCTGGGAACTGGGCCGGATCGCCCTGGTCCTGGCGCTGTGGGCGGTCGGCGGCCTGCTGGCGACCGGATTGACGTTCGACTGGCGCGGCCCGCGGGTGCGCTGA
- a CDS encoding cytochrome P450 — protein MTATTAPAGTVPPGPDTPVDMALMRADPLAFVTEMNRRHGDITSHVGDGERVVMLHRPELARHILKDNTANYTKAHTPDDAMLRPLLGNGLLTSNGADWARQRKQCAPAFRRTEVATFDSIITEETEALLARWQPAVRDGSALPVEHHLTSLTLAILTRAVLGVDLGAAGEGFGRAVDAANRFMGHYVPTPDPDPADTALRRKGYVQARMFLQLIARTVIASRRAVAGGQPPAHGSASLLDAMIGELDDEELRDQVLTLVMAGHETTAKALTWTLYLLDRHPEEAEKVRAELDAVLGDRTPTAADLPDLVRCRRAIEEAMRLYPPVWLISRRAKGPDTVGGYEIPAGTLVCVSQWVLHRHPDYWDRPDAYVPDRFEDADLPSHLYLPFGGGERICIGRHLALIEATLVLAVLMRATRLELEPGFLVEPEALVTLRPKHGMRMTARPR, from the coding sequence GTGACAGCCACCACCGCACCGGCGGGCACCGTCCCACCGGGGCCGGACACCCCTGTGGACATGGCACTCATGCGTGCCGACCCGCTGGCCTTCGTGACCGAAATGAACCGTCGCCACGGCGACATCACCAGCCATGTCGGCGACGGCGAGCGGGTGGTCATGCTGCACCGGCCCGAACTGGCCAGGCACATACTGAAGGACAACACCGCCAACTACACGAAGGCCCACACCCCCGACGACGCGATGCTGCGGCCCCTCCTCGGAAACGGGCTGCTGACCAGCAACGGAGCCGACTGGGCCCGCCAGCGCAAGCAGTGCGCCCCCGCCTTCCGGCGCACCGAGGTCGCCACCTTCGACAGCATCATCACCGAGGAGACCGAAGCCCTCCTGGCGCGCTGGCAGCCGGCCGTGCGGGACGGCAGCGCCCTCCCCGTCGAACACCACCTGACCTCGCTGACCCTGGCGATCCTCACCCGCGCCGTACTCGGCGTGGACCTGGGCGCGGCCGGCGAGGGCTTCGGGCGCGCCGTCGACGCCGCCAACCGGTTCATGGGGCACTACGTACCGACCCCCGACCCGGACCCGGCGGACACGGCGCTGCGCCGCAAGGGATACGTACAGGCGCGGATGTTCCTCCAGTTGATCGCCCGCACCGTCATCGCCTCCCGACGGGCGGTCGCCGGCGGGCAGCCCCCCGCGCACGGGTCCGCGTCCCTGCTCGACGCGATGATCGGCGAACTGGACGACGAGGAACTGCGCGACCAGGTGCTCACCCTGGTCATGGCGGGCCACGAGACCACGGCCAAGGCCCTGACGTGGACCCTGTACCTGCTCGACCGGCACCCGGAGGAGGCGGAGAAGGTCCGGGCGGAACTCGACGCGGTCCTCGGGGACCGCACGCCCACCGCGGCCGACCTGCCCGACCTGGTGCGCTGCCGGCGCGCGATCGAGGAGGCCATGCGCCTCTACCCGCCGGTGTGGCTGATCTCCCGGCGCGCCAAGGGCCCCGACACCGTCGGCGGTTACGAGATCCCCGCCGGGACGCTGGTGTGCGTCAGCCAGTGGGTGCTGCACCGGCACCCCGACTACTGGGACCGGCCCGATGCGTACGTACCCGACCGCTTCGAGGACGCCGACCTGCCCAGCCACCTCTACCTGCCCTTCGGCGGGGGCGAGCGCATCTGCATCGGCCGGCACCTGGCCCTGATCGAGGCCACGCTGGTGCTGGCCGTCCTGATGCGCGCGACCCGCCTCGAACTGGAGCCGGGCTTCCTGGTGGAGCCGGAAGCCCTGGTGACCCTGCGACCCAAGCACGGCATGCGGATGACTGCGAGGCCCCGATGA
- a CDS encoding serine hydrolase domain-containing protein, whose amino-acid sequence MSLTPTDQGRQDHGDQQVRPERAELHKIMEEMVESGFTGVTMRVHDERGAWVGSAGVRELGGSAQPPTDGHVRIGSNTKTFTATLVLQLVAEGRIGLDTPADEYLPEFGLDRRITVRMLLQHTSGIFNFTGEYYDDGTFVPGIPATPAGREWVDNRFKTYRPEELIRLALSKPARFEPGTDWSYANTNYVLARLLIEKVTGRSLAEEMRRLILEPLGLSETLLPDTDPEIPEPHPHAYYRYEDAGREETVDVTRQNPSWISTGGDMISTTRDLHTFISALVGGKLLPAPLLTEMCTPHPKVGYGLGVFVQDTGESGGPVITHNGGMAGHAALMYSTPDGTRTLTAALNYVDDAALSMATAFHQATQRLVKEVFGAGRTARTDPPTPAR is encoded by the coding sequence ATGTCCCTCACCCCCACCGACCAGGGCCGGCAGGATCACGGCGACCAGCAAGTCCGCCCGGAACGAGCCGAGTTGCACAAGATCATGGAGGAGATGGTCGAGTCCGGCTTCACCGGTGTGACGATGCGCGTGCACGACGAGCGGGGCGCGTGGGTCGGCAGTGCCGGGGTGCGCGAACTCGGCGGGAGCGCGCAGCCGCCGACGGACGGCCACGTCCGGATCGGCAGCAACACCAAGACCTTCACCGCGACCCTGGTCCTGCAACTGGTGGCTGAGGGCAGGATCGGCCTGGACACCCCGGCGGACGAGTACCTGCCCGAGTTCGGGCTGGACCGCAGGATCACGGTGCGGATGCTGCTGCAACACACCAGCGGAATCTTCAACTTCACCGGCGAGTACTACGACGACGGGACGTTCGTACCGGGGATCCCCGCCACGCCCGCGGGCCGGGAGTGGGTGGACAACCGCTTCAAGACCTACCGACCGGAAGAGCTGATACGGCTGGCCCTGTCCAAACCGGCGCGCTTCGAGCCGGGCACGGACTGGAGCTACGCCAACACCAACTACGTCCTGGCCAGGCTGCTGATCGAGAAGGTCACCGGCCGCTCGCTCGCCGAGGAGATGCGCCGCCTGATCCTGGAGCCGCTCGGACTGTCGGAAACCCTGCTGCCGGACACCGACCCGGAGATCCCCGAGCCGCACCCCCACGCCTACTACCGCTACGAGGACGCCGGCCGGGAGGAGACGGTCGACGTCACCCGCCAGAACCCGTCCTGGATCTCCACCGGCGGGGACATGATCTCGACCACCCGGGACCTGCACACCTTCATCTCCGCACTCGTGGGAGGCAAGCTCCTGCCGGCCCCGCTGCTGACCGAGATGTGCACGCCGCATCCCAAGGTCGGCTACGGCCTGGGGGTGTTCGTCCAGGACACGGGCGAGAGCGGCGGCCCCGTCATCACCCACAACGGCGGCATGGCGGGCCACGCGGCACTCATGTACAGCACGCCCGACGGCACCAGGACCCTCACCGCCGCCTTGAACTACGTCGACGACGCCGCACTGTCCATGGCAACGGCGTTCCACCAGGCGACGCAAAGGCTCGTCAAGGAGGTCTTCGGCGCCGGCCGGACGGCTCGGACGGACCCGCCGACCCCGGCTCGGTAG
- a CDS encoding cytochrome P450 — protein sequence MTKAAGLPAHLAHPFSPAGRVDPYPAYAWLQARDPVHRDPVTGMWLVTGHADCAALLKDPKFSAASGQRERSREDDLPVSMLTTDGFDHTRLRAPGALLLGPAALASVADAIAADADALLDRAVERGTPVDAVEELGAPLATAVLARLFGLSEDGQETLAALARAASVNLDPLAPPHIARLGRAAMGELTRFLDAHTDRADPHCPLGRLAADTRLTRQEMLGVLGLAVVGGWQPLAEAVGNALYWLLPRPGVRAALRLAGQDAAETAVDELLRLEAPIPFTARVTVHDAELPGGRIPAGQRVLAVLAAANRDPAVFADPDRLVWDRRPNPHLAFGGGPHFCLAARLVKQSGAVLLARIVRRFPEAVIAGPDPRWAPSLIPRRLTALPVDLGTDVRDADVRDAAGLEGAHA from the coding sequence ATGACCAAGGCTGCCGGGCTGCCCGCCCACCTGGCCCACCCCTTCAGCCCCGCCGGTCGGGTCGACCCGTACCCGGCGTACGCATGGCTGCAGGCCCGCGACCCCGTACACCGCGACCCGGTGACCGGCATGTGGCTGGTCACCGGGCATGCCGACTGCGCGGCCCTCCTCAAGGACCCGAAGTTCTCCGCGGCCTCGGGGCAGCGCGAGCGGTCCCGGGAAGACGACCTGCCGGTGTCCATGCTGACCACGGACGGCTTCGACCACACCCGGCTGCGCGCCCCCGGCGCCCTGCTGCTGGGCCCGGCCGCCCTGGCGTCCGTGGCCGACGCGATCGCCGCCGACGCCGACGCCCTGCTCGACCGGGCCGTGGAGCGCGGCACGCCCGTCGACGCCGTGGAGGAGTTGGGCGCGCCGCTGGCCACCGCCGTGCTGGCACGGCTGTTCGGCCTGTCCGAAGACGGGCAGGAGACGCTGGCCGCACTGGCCCGTGCCGCGTCCGTCAACCTCGATCCGCTCGCCCCGCCGCACATCGCGCGCCTGGGCCGCGCCGCCATGGGCGAGCTGACCCGGTTCCTCGACGCCCACACCGACCGGGCGGACCCGCACTGCCCGCTCGGCCGGCTCGCCGCCGACACCCGGCTGACCCGGCAGGAGATGCTCGGCGTCCTCGGCCTGGCCGTCGTGGGAGGCTGGCAGCCGCTGGCCGAGGCTGTCGGCAACGCCCTGTACTGGCTGCTGCCGCGCCCCGGGGTGCGCGCCGCCCTGCGCCTCGCCGGCCAGGACGCGGCCGAGACCGCCGTCGACGAGCTGCTGCGCCTCGAAGCGCCGATCCCCTTCACCGCCCGCGTCACCGTCCACGACGCCGAACTTCCCGGCGGGCGCATCCCGGCCGGGCAGCGGGTCCTCGCGGTGCTCGCCGCCGCCAACCGGGACCCCGCCGTCTTCGCCGACCCCGACCGCCTGGTGTGGGACCGGCGGCCCAACCCGCACCTCGCCTTCGGCGGCGGCCCGCACTTCTGCCTGGCCGCCCGCCTGGTCAAGCAGTCCGGCGCGGTGCTGCTCGCCAGGATCGTCCGCCGCTTCCCCGAGGCCGTCATCGCCGGCCCGGACCCGCGCTGGGCGCCGTCCCTGATCCCGCGCCGCCTCACCGCTCTCCCCGTCGACCTGGGCACGGACGTACGGGACGCGGACGTACGGGACGCGGCCGGGCTGGAGGGCGCACATGCCTGA
- a CDS encoding ABC transporter ATP-binding protein, translated as MPPAPTAHPVSVRGLSKRYGDVQAVRDISLDIHRGEVFALLGPNGAGKTTTVDILTGVQRRTGGDVRVLGHDPAEDPREWRARIGVVPQTAGAYSDLTVKEVVTHFAAMYPAPLPVGEVLGMVGLGSLHSRQASALSGGQQRRLDVAVGVVGDPELIFLDEPTTGLDPVARREAWELVRYFADRGRTTVLTTHYLDEAEELAQRAGVVVGGRLVEYGPLASFGGRDRTPSTVSFRRGEALADVALPALPAGTEVVPAGPGTVTLRTAAPSHALSLLLPWAREAGSLELADLRVHRPTLEEIYLSLIDRESRESAA; from the coding sequence ATGCCCCCTGCGCCGACGGCACATCCCGTTTCCGTACGCGGACTTTCCAAGCGGTACGGTGATGTCCAAGCCGTTCGCGACATCAGCCTCGACATTCATCGTGGCGAAGTGTTCGCACTGCTCGGGCCCAATGGCGCCGGAAAGACCACAACCGTCGACATTTTGACGGGAGTGCAGAGGCGCACTGGTGGAGACGTGCGGGTCCTCGGCCATGATCCGGCCGAGGACCCGCGGGAATGGCGGGCGAGAATAGGAGTGGTGCCCCAGACGGCGGGCGCCTATTCCGATCTGACCGTGAAAGAAGTCGTCACGCATTTCGCCGCCATGTATCCGGCCCCGCTGCCGGTCGGCGAGGTGCTGGGGATGGTGGGGCTCGGCTCCCTCCATTCCCGCCAGGCCTCCGCGCTGTCCGGCGGCCAGCAACGCCGTCTGGACGTCGCGGTCGGCGTCGTCGGCGATCCCGAACTGATCTTCCTGGACGAGCCGACCACCGGCCTGGACCCGGTGGCCCGCCGTGAGGCGTGGGAACTCGTCCGGTACTTCGCCGACCGCGGCCGTACGACCGTCCTGACCACGCACTACCTCGACGAGGCGGAGGAACTGGCCCAGCGGGCCGGCGTCGTGGTGGGCGGCCGGCTCGTCGAGTACGGGCCGCTGGCCTCGTTCGGCGGCCGCGACCGGACGCCCTCCACCGTCTCGTTCCGTCGCGGCGAGGCACTGGCCGACGTCGCGCTGCCCGCGCTGCCGGCCGGCACCGAGGTGGTGCCGGCCGGACCGGGGACCGTGACGCTGCGCACCGCCGCGCCCTCGCACGCGTTGAGCCTGCTGCTGCCGTGGGCACGCGAGGCGGGCTCGCTGGAACTCGCGGACCTGCGCGTGCACCGGCCCACCCTCGAAGAGATCTACCTGAGTCTGATCGACAGGGAGAGCAGGGAGAGCGCCGCATGA
- a CDS encoding class I SAM-dependent methyltransferase produces MTTSPLMSSPPSPPSGPPAQTAPVPADPAGRAGDGARPVGGSYDPAATTAGGLTGELARLEAQAELSFGAELRILREAGLDAHAGPFVEIGAGSGAVTRRLRAALPGLAHTAVDIDGHLLAHAAGCGAELLVADGAALPLPDDSAGFVLLRYVLQHLADPQAVLAEALRVLRPGGRIAVTEVDASCWGLAEPAYPELVGIHGKLARAQTSAGGDRTVGRRLTRLLRGAGYEEVALRPFATTNDDHPVEAFAPHLGPGRLQPLVAAGVVSLGEFALATDRWNRFRADPDAYVMLLGFTATGTAPH; encoded by the coding sequence ATGACCACGTCCCCCCTGATGTCCTCACCCCCCTCACCCCCGTCGGGCCCGCCGGCCCAGACGGCCCCGGTCCCGGCAGATCCGGCAGGCCGGGCGGGCGACGGCGCCCGCCCGGTCGGCGGCTCGTACGACCCCGCCGCCACCACGGCCGGCGGGCTCACCGGCGAACTGGCCCGCCTGGAGGCCCAGGCCGAGCTGTCGTTCGGCGCCGAGCTGCGCATCCTGCGCGAGGCGGGCCTGGACGCGCACGCCGGCCCGTTCGTCGAGATCGGCGCCGGCTCCGGGGCGGTCACCCGCAGGTTGCGCGCCGCCCTGCCCGGCCTCGCCCACACCGCCGTCGACATCGACGGCCACCTGCTGGCCCACGCCGCCGGCTGCGGAGCCGAACTCCTCGTGGCCGACGGCGCGGCCCTGCCGCTCCCCGACGACTCGGCCGGCTTCGTGCTGCTGCGCTATGTACTCCAGCACCTGGCCGACCCGCAGGCCGTACTCGCCGAGGCGCTGCGCGTGCTGCGGCCCGGCGGGCGGATCGCCGTGACCGAGGTCGACGCCTCCTGCTGGGGCCTGGCCGAGCCCGCCTACCCCGAACTGGTCGGGATCCACGGCAAGTTGGCCCGGGCCCAGACATCGGCGGGCGGGGACCGGACCGTCGGACGCCGCCTGACCCGGCTGCTGCGCGGCGCGGGCTACGAGGAGGTGGCCCTGCGCCCGTTCGCCACCACCAATGACGACCACCCCGTCGAGGCCTTCGCCCCGCACCTGGGCCCCGGCCGCCTCCAGCCGCTCGTGGCCGCCGGCGTGGTGAGCCTGGGCGAGTTCGCGCTGGCCACCGACCGCTGGAACCGCTTCCGCGCCGACCCGGACGCGTACGTGATGCTGCTCGGTTTCACGGCCACGGGCACCGCCCCCCACTGA